A DNA window from Miscanthus floridulus cultivar M001 unplaced genomic scaffold, ASM1932011v1 fs_660_1_2, whole genome shotgun sequence contains the following coding sequences:
- the LOC136532563 gene encoding uncharacterized protein: MAMVQPADTAVKANEILARFRPIAPKPTLAAAAAAASPVAQAATEGVVAANRVLCHLQSRPCRARKRGRPTVVPVSPPKSGSGAQSPAKRKRAATPYPPLRCAAATGAHASAVVPVSARLPLPSLPPASAGAEDLAKVAAEGRDVPVERDLLRKLLEPKVISPRAVRPVCSAIHVGCIHRTDATCTAAASKTAVQVEAELEVDALPAVVSDSSNRVRLVNDAYKEMVGQPECPWLDAVAATSRRISGEVALVAADQSSLPETYGAFTCTAKIEWEDDGKVTSIAVLCDVSRLHCESRDYLFTWRFRTADADASVGHSSEEISES; encoded by the coding sequence ATGGCCATGGTGCAGCCGGCTGACACGGCCGTCAAGGCCAACGAGATCCTGGCGCGGTTCCGGCCCATCGCGCCCAAGCCCACactggcggccgcggccgcggcggcgtcgcCCGTGGCGCAGGCCGCGACCGAGGGCGTCGTGGCCGCCAACCGCGTGCTGTGCCATCTGCAGAGCAGGCCGTGCCGCGCGCGGAAACGCGGCCGCCCCACCGTCGTGCCGGTGTCGCCGCCCAAGTCGGGCTCTGGCGCGCAGTCGCCCGCCAAGCGGAAGAGAGCGGCGACGCCGTACCCGCCTCTCCGGTGCGCGGCGGCCACGGGAGCGCATGCGTCCGCGGTCGTCCCGGTCAGTGCGCGCCTCCCTCTGCCGTCGCTCCCGCCGGCGAGTGCGGGTGCCGAGGACCTCGCGAAGGTGGCGGCGGAGGGGAGGGACGTCCCCGTGGAGCGCGACCTGCTGCGGAAGCTGCTTGAGcccaaggtcatctcgccgcggGCGGTGCGCCCCGTGTGCTCTGCCATCCACGTCGGGTGCATCCACCGCACCGACGCGACCTGCACTGCCGCCGCCTCGAAGACGGCGGTTCAGGTGGAGGCGGAGCTGGAGGTCGACGCGCTCCCGGCGGTGGTCTCCGACTCCAGCAACCGCGTCCGGCTCGTGAACGACGCGTACAAGGAGATGGTGGGGCAGCCCGAGTGCCCGTGGCTCGACGCCGTGGCTGCGACGTCGAGGAGGATCAGCGGGGAGGTGGCGCTGGTGGCAGCCGACCAGTCCTCCCTGCCGGAGACGTACGGGGCGTTCACATGCACGGCAAAGATCGAGTGGGAGGACGACGGGAAGGTCACCTCCATCGCTGTACTCTGCGACGTCAGCCGGCTGCACTGCGAGTCCAGAGACTACCTCTTCACCTGGAGGTTCCGTACCGCCGACGCCGACGCATCCGTTGGCCACAGCTCCGAGGAGATTAGTGAGAGTTAG
- the LOC136532573 gene encoding tubby-like F-box protein 7 has protein sequence MDLSCCRFSELGGGALQGGDDDSEEATRRQASSAPPQAATPPAQTQPRASGPPSSSSHDPVILQFGKAMRPALIPLQMKGECWTKAMVT, from the exons ATGGACCTGAGCTGCTGCCGGTTCTCCGAGCTTGGTGGAGGGGCTCTGCAAGGAGGCGACGACGACTCGGAGGAGGCAACAAGGCGCCAGGCTTCTTCTGCTCCTCCGCAGGCCGCAACACCTCCTGCGCAGACGCAGCCGCGGGCCTCGGGTCCGCCGTCGTCGTCCAGCCATGACCCGGTGATCCTGCAGTTCGGCAAGGCCATGAGGCCTGCGCTCATCCCGCTGCAGATGAAG GGAGAATGCTGGACAAAAGCAATGGTGACATAG
- the LOC136532565 gene encoding uncharacterized protein — protein MMSKGTHPVDFEDFSNPCNEQQSQEVLVTPLASSTRPNHKRSKNFSEKEDEIFVSTWLNVSLDPITGANQTHKSYWTRIHDYFYENLPFSLDHTIAGRRQSGATMHDMVLTSYIEDAKAMYKSKDGQKRSFQFMDCWKQLRGQAKWMAKLDELAGKSSNKKQKKTSNLSLATPSLTTADGHEVAALEENTLSRPMGHKKKNERFKQAFALEQERLELRAQKVELKNKKDEERIMTMDLSAMPYDQQQ, from the exons ATGATGAGTAAAGGCACTCATCCAGTGGATTTTGAAGACTTTAGCAACCCTTGTAATGAGCAACAATCACAGGAAGTGCTAGTGACTCCATTAGCCTCCTCTACAAGACCAAATCACAAGAGATCAAAGAATTTCAGTGAGAAGGAAGATGAGATTTTTGTTTCTACGTGGCTGAATGTGAGCTTGGATCCAATCACAGGAGCAAATCAAACACATAAATCGTATTGGACTAGAATTCATGATTACTTCTATGAAAACTTGCCCTTCTCCTTAGATCATAC GATTGCGGGTAGACGACAAAGTGGTGCTACAATGCATGATATGGTTCTAACCAGCTAT ATTGAGGACGCAAAGGCTATGTACAAGTCTAAAGACGGGCAAAAGAGATCATTTCAGTTTATGGATTGCTGGAAACAATTGAGAGGACAAGCAAAATGGATGGCTAAACTAGACGAACTGGCTGGGAAGTCATCTAATAAGAAGCAAAAGAAAACCTCCAATTTGAGTCTAGCTACACCTTCGCTCACCACTGCAGATGGACATGAAGTTGCTGCTCTAGAGGAGAATACATTGTcgagaccaatgggccacaagaAG AAAAATGAAAGGTTCAAACAAGCTTTTGCGCTTGAACAAGAGCGG TTAGAATTGAGGGCGCAGAAGGtagagttgaagaacaagaaggacgaAGAGAGGATTATGACAATGGACCTTAGTGCCATGCCTTATGATCAGCAACAGTAG